The Gemmatimonadetes bacterium SCN 70-22 region GCGCTGCACGAACATCAGCGAGGGGAAGGACACCGCCTCCTTCCGTTCCCTGTGCACCAGGTGCACCAGCAGCGGCACGACAATCGCCGCCAGTGCGCCTGCGAACAGCGGGGCCAGGAAGGAGAACCGCATCACTTCACCGTCCGCAGCCGCTCGCGCCGCAGCAGGTACTCGAACAGGAGCGCATCGAGTGGCTGCGACGTGTCGACGAAGGTGTAGTCGATCCGGTGCTCGCCGAGGCGCCGCTCCAGCGTGGCGATGTGGTCGGTGACCAGGCGCTGGTACGCCGGGCGCAGGCGCGCTGGCACGACGGGGAGCCGCACGCCGCTCTCCGCATCCTCGAAGGTCGCCGCTTCCTCGAAGTCGAAGTGGCGTTCCCGCGGATCGAGGAAGTGCATCACGACGACGTCATGCCCAGCGTCTCGCAGCGGGCCGAGGGCCGCGATGACCTTGTCCGGCTCCTCGTACAGGTCGGAGATGACCAGCATGAAGCCGCGCCGGCGCTGGCTCTCGGCGACCTTGGCGAGCGGGCGCGCCAGCGCGCCCGTCCCTCGCGGGACGGCGCGGTCGATGGCGTGCAGCACCTGCGGCAGGTGCTTGGCCGATGGCGGTACGACATCCACGATGTCGTCATCGAACGTCGCGATGCCGACCCGGTCACGCTGGCGATGGGAGAAGTAGGCCAGCGAGGCCGCGAGATACTTGGCGTACTCCAGTTTCGTCAGCGCGGTCGAGCCGAATCCCATCGACCCCGAGACGTCGAGCAGCACCATGAAGTTGGTGTTCGTGTCGGCCTCGTACTCCTTCAGGAAGTAGCGCTCGGTGCGCGCGTACACCCGCCAGTCGATGTGGCGGATGTCGTCACCCGGCATGTACTGGCGGTGCTCGGCGAAGTCGGTCGAGAAGCCGAGGTGCGGCGAGCGATGCAACCCCGAGATGAAGCCCTCCACCACCCAGCGGGCCACGAGCTCGAGGTTCCCCACGCGCGCGAGCGCCTCGGGGTCGATGAAGCGGACCCCGGGAAGCGCGTCGCGGCCGGACGACGATGGCGAAGCGGGCGACGGCATGCGCTAGAGGCGGGCCTTGGGGAGCGGGACGGCCTCGACGAGGCGCGCGATCACCTGGTCGGTCGTGATCCGCTCCGATTGCGCGTGGAAGTTGGTGAGGATGCGATGCCGGAGCACCGGCGCCGCCAGGGCCTGGATGTCGGCGAACGACACGTGGTAGCGCCCCTGCATCAAGGCGCGCGTCTTGCCACCGAGCACCAGGTACTGCGCCGCACGCGTCGATGCCCCATACGTGACCCACTGCGTGATGAAGTCGGGCGCGGTGGGTGAGGTGGGGCGGCTCGCGCGCACCAGGTGCACCGCGTAGCGCGCGACCGAGTCGGCCACCGGGACGCGCCGGACCAGGCGCTGGAACGCCACGATGTCGGGGCCCGTGATGGCATGGGTGAAGGAGTGCCGCTGGATCGCCGTGGTCGTCTGCACCACCTTGAGCTCGTCGTCCTCGCCCAGGTAGTCGATGATCACCTGGAACATGAAGCGGTCGAGCTGTGCCTCCGGGAGCGGATAGGTCCCCTCGAGCTCGATCGGGTTCTGGGTCGCGAAGACGAAGAACGGCTCCTCGAGCGAGTAGGTGCGCCCCTGCACCGTCACCCGGTGTTCCTGCATCGCCTCCAGCAGCGCCGACTGCGTCTTGGGCGGCGTGCGGTTGATTTCATCGGCCAGGACGATATTGGCGAAGATCGGTCCCGGGACGAACGCCATCCGCCGCCGCCCGGTGTCAGGGTCCTCCTGGATGATGTCGGTCCCCGTGATGTCCGACGGCATGAGGTCCGGGGTGAACTGGATGCGCGAGAAGCGCAGGTCCAGCACCTGGGCCAGCGTGTGCACGAGGAGCGTCTTCGCCAGGCCGGGGACGCCGACGATGAGGCAGTTGCCGCCCGCGAACAACGCGGTCAGCGCCTGCTCGACGACGTGCTCCTGCCCAATGATCAGCTTGCGCAGTTCGGTCATCACCTGCTGCTGCCCCGCGCGCAACTTGTCGGCCAGGGCGAGGTCGTCGGGCGCGTCGAGGGCGACGCCGTCGGGGGCGGTGGTGGTCACGGATCTCCTGGGTCAGTGCGTCATGGCGTACACGATGTAGTTCACCGCCAGCTTGTACGCCTCGTTGGTGAGCGAGATGGGGAGGAAGCCCTCGTCGGACCATTCCATGTAGTCGCCGATGTCATTGTTGTAGTTGGCGATCATCACCAGCCGCTTGGCCGGGTCGTTGTCCTCGAATGCGCCCCAGAACTCGGCCTTCACCCCGTAGTTGGGGTGGTCCATGTCCAGCGACTCGATGCGGAAGAACGAGTCGAAGATGGGATGAGACCGGTCCAGGCGCACGAGCGTGAGGCCGGGGAACGCCTGGTGCCACCGCCGCTCGAAGTTGAACCAGTGCTGCCCGGCGAAGTCGTCGAAGATGAGGAACCCGCCCTTCTGCACGTACGCACGCACCCCGGCGAGTTCCTGCTCGTTCATCGACCAGAACCCCGGTTCCGACACGTAGGCGATCGGGTACTTGAAGAGCTCCGGATCGTCGAAGCCGAGGATGTTGCTCCCCTCGAGATACGGCTTCACCGTCGTGAGCTCCTCGAGGATCTTCATGAAGTGATTCTCGGCACGGGGGTAGTCGTGGTCCCACTTGAGGTCCCACCCTCCGCCCAGCGGCTCGAACTTCACGCGCACGAAGGTGAATCGCCCGTCGTAGGCGACGTTCGGATTCGGCGCGCGCCCGGGGCTCCCCCGCCGTCCGCCTCGGAAGCCCTGGGCGGCGAGGGTGAGCGCAGGGACGAGCATGATCGCGACCATCCACCAGCGGCGTCGGATCCTCATGGGCGTCGCTCCCGCAGCGCCAGCAGCAATGCCTGCGCCTTCTCGAAGTTCGGGGCCAGGTCCAGCGTCCGCAGCACCTCCCGCCGCGCGGCGGCCACGTCGCCGGCGTCGGCGTACGCGCGCGCGAGCTGGTACATCGCTTCCACGCGATCGCTTGGGTCGAGCGCCAATACCGCCTGCCGTTCCCGGATGGCCAGCCCATGCCGGCTCGCCCGCCCCGCCCCCTCGGCCAGGCGTTCGTGCACGGACGCGTCGAACGGGGAGATGTACAACGCGCGCTCGAGTGCGGCGAGCGACGTGGCGGTATCGCCGCGCACTGCCGCCACGGCCGCCAGCTCGAGATTGGCCTCGTACGCCACCTCGCTTCGCTCGCTCATCGCCCGCAGCTCACGCAGCGCCGCCGCACTGTCGCCGCGTACCAGGTGGATGCGCGCGAGGGTGCGATACGGACTGTCCTCGCCAGCGTACCACGGAAAGAGCCCCTTGGCCCGCTCGAGCTCGCGGACGGCGCCGTCCCACTCCTGCCGCTCCGCGTACGACGTCGCTGCGCGCATCGCGTCGGCAAACGCGCCGCCCCATCGGATCTCCCCGTCGCGCTCGCCGCCACGCTCCAGCGCCACCGCCCCCAGCTCTCGCGCGAACCTTCCGCGCACATAGGCATCGAAGCGCGCATCGAGCGCCGCCAGGTCGAGTCCCATCACCTCGCGCATCGCCTGCGGGGTGCTCGCCCCGCGCCGGTAGGCCGCCAGCATCGCCCTGATGCCCGCGATCCCCTTCTCCTCCTCGATCCACTCGGCGACGAGCGACGCCTGATAGTACGACAGGACGACTTCCTGCGGGAAGCGCGGGCGCATGAAGCCGTCGTTCATGTGCGACGGCGGCGCGAGCATCCCGCCCTGGTAGGCCGCCAGGAACTCCGGGGTCACGTCGCTCCCCCACGACGGGCGCGCGCGTCGCTCCTCGTGCACCGACAGGCCTTCCGAGAACCAGCGCGGGACGCGATGATCGCTCGCGCCTAACGTGAAGGTATGCCCGAGCTCGTGCCAGAGCGTCGCCCCCCAGTTGAACTCGCCCACGCGCCGGGCCGCCGGCGAGTCCATCGCGATCACGGGCCCGAAGCAGACCCCCAGCGCCCCGAGCCCCGCCAGCCCCACCGTGCGGACCGAGAAGTCGGCGTGACTGCGGAAGAACTCGATGCGCACCGGCTCCGCCGGGCGATAGCCGTAGCGCGACGCGAGCGAATCGAACGCCTCCTCGGCCAGCGGCGCCACGTACAGCGACAAGAGCGGCGCGTCCTTCTTCTCGATCACGAAGGTGAAGCGCGGCGTCTGCACCTCGACATAGCCGTCGAAGGTGTCGAGCAGGTCGAGCGTGTTCTTCGCCCAGACGTCATAGGGATCGAGGGCGAAGGCCCGATCGAGGTTCGCGCGTCCTTCCGCCATGCGCCCG contains the following coding sequences:
- a CDS encoding AAA family ATPase, which codes for MTTTAPDGVALDAPDDLALADKLRAGQQQVMTELRKLIIGQEHVVEQALTALFAGGNCLIVGVPGLAKTLLVHTLAQVLDLRFSRIQFTPDLMPSDITGTDIIQEDPDTGRRRMAFVPGPIFANIVLADEINRTPPKTQSALLEAMQEHRVTVQGRTYSLEEPFFVFATQNPIELEGTYPLPEAQLDRFMFQVIIDYLGEDDELKVVQTTTAIQRHSFTHAITGPDIVAFQRLVRRVPVADSVARYAVHLVRASRPTSPTAPDFITQWVTYGASTRAAQYLVLGGKTRALMQGRYHVSFADIQALAAPVLRHRILTNFHAQSERITTDQVIARLVEAVPLPKARL